One Cryptococcus neoformans var. grubii H99 chromosome 3, complete sequence genomic region harbors:
- a CDS encoding ubiquitin-conjugating enzyme (huntingtin interacting protein 2), giving the protein MSDARLRRVQKEIKDCAKDKTSGIAIEMIDDNPFHLVGAFPGPPDTPYEGGYYEVDIQIPETYPFQPVKMKFITKVYHPNVSSASGAICLDILKDAWSPVLTLKSTLISLQSLLCEPIPSDPQDAQVAKHYLTDRNSFNDTAKHWAQAYAQAPAHKQQNARGEVATDAELAGLAEEHVVSFTDMGFSRDKVISVLRRRNYRGNNVNPATYNSCLEELLQG; this is encoded by the exons ATGTCGGACGCACGATTACGTCGAGTTCAGAAGGAGATCAAAG ACTGCGCGAAAGATAAGACCAGTGGAATTGCCATTGAGA TGATTGATGACAACCCCTTTCACCTTGTGGGAGCATTTCCCGGACCG CCTGATACACCTTACGAAGGAGGTTACTACGAGGTC GACATCCAGATTCCTGAAACGTATCCTTTTCAACCAGTGAAAATGAAGTTCATAAC AAAAGTATACC ATCCCAACGTTTCGTCCGCTAGTGGGGCCATTTGCCTTG ACATTCTCAAAGATGCGTGGTCGCCC GTACTCACTCTCAAGTCAACTCTCATATCACTCCAATCACTTCTTTGCGAGCCAATCCCCAGTGATCCGCAAGACGCGCAGGTAGCAAAGCACTATCTGACTGATCGAAATTCATTCAATGACACAGCCAAGCATTGGGCGCAGGCTTATGCGCAAGCCCCGGCACACAAACAACAGAATGCCAGAGGAGAAGTTGCTACGGACGCTGAGTTGGCGGGACTGGCTGAGGAACATGTCGTTTCTTTCACCGATATGGGTTTTTCGAGAGACAAGGTT ATTTCTGTTCTCAGGAGGAGAAATTATCGAGGAAACAACGTGAATCCTGCTACGTACAATTCT TGTTTAGAAGAGCTTTTGCAGGGCTAG
- a CDS encoding alcohol dehydrogenase (NADP): protein MAITHATGYAISSPENYLNFELKEYELEPLEEDRITVAVECCGVCGSDHHTISGGWGPFQTKFVVTGHEVIGKVVEVGSKVSEFKVGDRVGVGAQVGSCGKCKSCKGPNENYCVQPVHGYNTHWYDGSEHQGGYSTHVRAQERFVFHIPESLKSTDAASMLCAGITTFAPLIRNGAGPGKKVGVVGLGGLGHYAVLFGTALGAEVTVFSRSDAKKEDAMKMGAKHFIATGEEGFQKGHELEFDLIIVTASSNKLPVNELLSCLDVDKKLVFVGMPDEGLTNITSQALSGNGASLASSHLGNRQEVQQMLKLAAEKNVKPWVEILQMKDAAKAIKAVENSTVRYRSILIQDIDA, encoded by the exons ATGGCTATCACTCACGCTACCG GCTACGCTATCTCTTCCCCTGAGAATTACCTC AACTTTGAGCTCAAGGAATACGAGCTTGAGCCTCTTGAGGAGGACCGTATTactgttgctgttgagtGCTGCGGTGTCTGCGGATCT GACCACCACACTATCTCTGGTGGTTGGGGTCCTTTCCAGACCAAGTTTGTCGTCACTGGCCACGAAGTCATTGGCAAGGTCGTCGAGGTTGGCTCTAAGGTTTCTGAATTCAAGGTTGGCGACAGGGTCGGTGTTGGTGCCCAAGTTGGCTCTTGTGGAAAGTGCAAGTCCTGCAAAGGCCCTAACG AAAACTACTGTGTTCAGCCCGTTCACGGCTACAACACCCATT GGTACGATGGTTCTGAGCACCAAGGTGGCTACTCCACCCACGTTCGGGCCCAGGAGCGATTCGTCTTCCACATTCCCGAGTCTCTCAAGTCTACCGATGCTGCTTCCAT GTTGTGCGCTGGTATTACCACCTTCGCTCCCCTTATAAGGAACGGTGCTGGTCCTGGTAAGAAGGTTGGTGTGGTTGGTCTTGGTGGTCT CGGTCACTACGCCGTTCTCTTCGGTACTGCTCTTGGCGCTGAGGTCACCGTTTTCTCCCGTTCCGacgccaagaaggaggatgctATGAAAATGGGTGCCAAGCACTTCATCGCTACCGGCGAGGAGGGTTTCCAAAAGGGCCATGAGCTCGAGTTTgacctcatcatcgtcactGCTTCCTCCAACAAGCTCCCCGTCAACGAGCTGCTCTCTTGCCTTGATGTTGACAAGAAGCTCGTCTTTGTCGGCATGCCTGACGAAGGTTTGACCAACATCACTTCTCAGGCCCTTTCTGGCAATGGCGCCTCTCTTGCCTCTAGCCACTTGGGTAACAGGCAGGAGGTGCAGCAGATGTTGAAGCTTGCGGCTGAGAAGAACGTTAAGCCTTGGGTTGAGATCTTGCAGATGAAGGACGCGGCCAAGGCTATCAAGGCCGTTGAGAACAGCACTGTCAGGTACAGGTCTATTCTTATCCAGGACATCGACGCCTAA
- a CDS encoding tRNA (guanine-N(1)-)-methyltransferase, whose amino-acid sequence MDIDEESYLNAGPSAPPKVPQGGEGDQLQGMSKKAMKRAAKQARLEQIKPLKRAAERERRRQRTAQLAEGYAAGTLSEVDKELVERRRRVEKERKEAQRRIESGDQANDWLGGVVIDLGFDDLMTDQEIASMAQQLGYLYSSNRTAEKPVRTVIHTTFSPAASPRLWQRMENFNWHKWSRCHWWEQGLETLKSQLDPSTSILSGQYVVSEEAQDKAEIDAKGLLSRLSGPQVPADLLAGKHKLVYLSADAEDELLSLSEDEIYIIGGIVDRNRHKNLCQGKAEQLGIRTARLPIGTFLEMLPTRKVLTVNQVFDILVKYLHLGDWAAAFEAVIPIRKYAPGRKAKRAKTEAEKNKKEEEGNECTSAEGEEDIGVAEESAEVIPEDLLSNQ is encoded by the exons ATGGATATTGACGAAGAGTCTTATCTGAATGCTGGGCCCTCTGCTCCCCCAAAGGTTCcccaaggaggagaaggggacCAACTACAAGGGATGAGCAAAAAAGCCATGAAGAGGGCAGCTAAGCAG GCCCGCCTGGAACAAATCAAACCTTTGAAGCGTGCGGCCGAGAGAGAACGGCGTCGACAGCGTACCGCCCAACTTGCGGAAGGCTATGCCGCTGGGACACTCAGTGAAGTTGATAAGGAGCTGGTGGAACGAAGGCGCAGGgtagagaaagaaagaaaagaagcccAGAGAAGGATAGAAAGTGGAGATCAGGCGAATGATTGGTTGGGAGGGGTCGTCATCGATCTAGGGTTTGACGACTTAATGACTGACCAA GAAATTGCCTCGATGGCTCAGCAATTGGGTTACCTTTATTCTTCCAATCGCACGGCAGAAAAGCCGGTCAGAACTGTCATTCATACGACATTCTCCCCTGCGGCGTCACCAAGGCTCTGGCAACGTATGGAAAACTTCAATTGGCACAAATGGAGCAGGTGTCATTGGTGGGAACAAGGCTTAGAGACGCTCAAGTCCCAACTGGACCCTTCAACTTCAATTTTGTCTGGTCAATATGTAGTCAGTGAAGAGGCGCAAGACAAGGCAGAGATAGATGCCAAGGGTCTGCTGTCTCGTCTAAGCGGACCTCAGGTCCCTGCCGATCTTCTGGCTGGTAAACACAAGCTTGTATATCTCTCCGCGGATGCGGAAGACGAGCTCTTGAGCTTGTCCGAAGACGAGATTTATATCATTGGAGGTATTGTGGACCGAAATAGACATAAG AATTTATGCCAAGGGAAAGCGGAACAACTAGGTATTCGTACGGCCAGGCTACCGATAGGCACCTTCCTAGAAATGCTTCCCACTCGAAAGGTCCTGACTGTCAATCAG GTTTTCGACATCCTTGTCAAATATCTTCATCTAGGTGACTGGGCGGCTGCATTTGAAGCTGTCATCCCTATCAGGAAGTACGCTCCTGGTCGTAAAGCAAAAAGGGCGAAGACAGAGGCagaaaagaacaaaaaagaggaggaaggaaacgAGTGCACCAGTgcagagggagaagaagatattgGAGTAGCAGAGGAATCAGCAGAAGTTATCCCAGAGGATCTACTTTCGAACCAGTAA